In one window of Bacillales bacterium DNA:
- a CDS encoding MarR family transcriptional regulator, with amino-acid sequence MGKERERIDEVLRSIRKLNRALFQLLREAADLSDATAVQLMVLKTLSKQPDISLSELADHLQLGNSTMSGVVERLVTSGLIVRERSKEDRRTIVMRLTEAGMAKQEEAFGEDAYLTKRLSKILELPDEQLVLLLDTHQQLITKLEQRDEEDHGA; translated from the coding sequence ATGGGTAAGGAGAGAGAACGAATTGACGAGGTGCTTCGATCGATTCGGAAACTGAACCGTGCGCTGTTTCAGCTGCTGAGGGAAGCGGCGGATTTGTCAGACGCCACGGCCGTGCAACTTATGGTATTAAAGACATTGTCGAAACAGCCGGACATCAGTCTCAGTGAATTGGCTGACCATCTGCAACTCGGGAACAGTACGATGAGCGGTGTTGTCGAGCGCTTGGTCACTTCGGGATTGATCGTGAGGGAACGATCGAAAGAAGACAGGCGAACGATTGTGATGCGGTTGACGGAAGCAGGCATGGCGAAGCAGGAGGAGGCTTTCGGGGAAGATGCTTATTTAACGAAAAGGCTCAGTAAAATTCTTGAGTTGCCGGATGAGCAGCTCGTGCTCTTGCTTGACACGCATCAGCAGTTGATTACGAAATTAGAGCAAAGGGATGAGGAAGACCATGGAGCATGA